One genomic region from Ornithinicoccus hortensis encodes:
- a CDS encoding IS110 family transposase, with product MTSVTDLRDVVDTVIGVDTHVQTHSAAVVDARTGGVLEEITVEATTDGYARLVEFANEHAALRAWAIEGTGGHGAGLTRHLERNQEVVVELDRPERAKRRNGAKSDPLDAIRAAREALSRAKLGTPRSGGDRQALSVLLAARRSAVNASTDAQRQLFSLLIAAPEPIRERFRGQKVPAMIRTAAKMRLNSTWDLETTTTVRTLRALARRARALSKEAAEHENAIRAIVLAWRPDVLAQPGVGPIVAATVLCAWSHPGRIHSEAAFAMLAGVAPIPANSGQVTTRHRLNRYGDRQLNRALHTIALSRIHYDQTTREYVTRRTAEGKTNREITRCLKRYIARDLYRLLEAGPIRP from the coding sequence ATGACCAGTGTGACCGATCTACGTGACGTCGTCGATACCGTCATCGGCGTCGACACCCACGTCCAGACTCACTCAGCGGCCGTGGTCGACGCGCGGACCGGCGGTGTGCTTGAGGAGATCACCGTCGAAGCCACGACCGACGGCTATGCCCGACTGGTGGAGTTCGCTAACGAGCACGCAGCACTGCGGGCGTGGGCGATCGAAGGCACCGGCGGGCACGGCGCCGGCCTGACCCGGCACCTCGAGCGCAACCAGGAGGTCGTGGTCGAGCTCGACCGTCCCGAACGCGCTAAGCGACGTAACGGCGCCAAGTCCGACCCGCTCGACGCGATCCGCGCCGCCCGCGAAGCACTGTCCCGCGCGAAGCTCGGCACCCCGCGCAGTGGCGGGGACCGCCAGGCGCTCTCGGTGCTGCTGGCCGCGCGCCGGTCCGCAGTCAACGCCTCCACCGACGCCCAACGCCAGCTGTTCAGCCTCCTCATCGCCGCGCCCGAGCCGATCCGCGAGCGGTTCCGCGGCCAGAAGGTCCCGGCGATGATCAGGACCGCGGCGAAAATGCGTCTGAACTCCACGTGGGACCTGGAGACCACTACGACCGTCAGGACCTTGCGCGCCCTGGCCCGGCGGGCACGTGCCCTGTCGAAGGAGGCCGCCGAGCACGAGAACGCCATCCGGGCGATCGTGCTGGCCTGGCGCCCCGACGTCCTGGCCCAGCCCGGTGTCGGGCCGATCGTGGCCGCGACCGTGCTGTGCGCCTGGTCCCACCCAGGCCGGATCCACTCCGAGGCCGCCTTCGCGATGCTCGCCGGCGTAGCCCCGATCCCGGCCAACAGCGGCCAGGTCACCACCCGACACCGCCTCAACCGGTACGGCGACCGACAGCTCAACCGGGCACTGCACACCATCGCGCTCTCCCGCATCCACTACGACCAAACCACCCGCGAATACGTCACCCGTCGCACCGCCGAGGGCAAGACCAACCGCGAAATCACACGCTGCCTCAAGCGCTACATCGCTCGCGATCTCTACCGCCTGCTCGAAGCAGGCCCGATCAGGCCTTGA
- a CDS encoding DUF488 family protein produces the protein MARELWTIGHWVCPQDVFLGTLHGAEVDQLVDVRAQPGSRRSPQFGVDAMPDWLTAEGIGYRHLTELAGRRPRQPDAPAGANDGWQNQSFKNYADYTLTPAYEAGVAALGELAREHRVAIMCGEPMPWRCHRLLISNTLVARGWTVWHLSTTAPPRRHELGAWGATPHVDPDGVVTYPPGG, from the coding sequence TTGGCCCGCGAGCTCTGGACCATCGGCCACTGGGTCTGTCCCCAGGACGTCTTCCTGGGGACCCTGCACGGCGCGGAGGTCGACCAGTTGGTGGACGTGCGCGCCCAGCCGGGGTCGCGGCGCAGCCCCCAGTTCGGCGTCGACGCCATGCCGGACTGGCTGACTGCCGAGGGCATCGGCTACCGGCACCTGACGGAGCTGGCGGGCCGCCGACCCCGACAACCGGACGCCCCAGCCGGCGCCAACGACGGGTGGCAGAACCAGAGCTTCAAGAACTACGCCGACTACACGCTGACCCCGGCCTACGAGGCCGGCGTGGCCGCGCTGGGCGAGCTGGCCCGGGAGCACCGGGTCGCCATCATGTGCGGCGAACCCATGCCGTGGCGCTGTCACCGGCTGCTCATCTCGAACACCCTCGTCGCCCGCGGCTGGACCGTGTGGCACCTGAGCACCACGGCTCCCCCGCGCCGACACGAACTCGGCGCCTGGGGCGCGACGCCCCACGTGGACCCGGACGGCGTCGTGACCTATCCGCCCGGTGGGTAG
- the gpmI gene encoding 2,3-bisphosphoglycerate-independent phosphoglycerate mutase, producing the protein MTNAEAASGRPVVLVVMDGVGVGTGDEYDAVHTARTPTLDGLREEGVYREIFGSGTHVGLSSDSDMGNSEVGHNTMGAGRIIPQGAKRVDDAVTNGEIWEGAWRDVVAQASQDGAQLHLIGLLSDGNVHSSWEHLVLLLEHAKADGVSRLRVHGLFDGRDVEDRTAHRYVADLEAKLAELTEGTDLDWRIASGGGRMVTTMDRYEANWGVVEQGWKAHVQGTARPFGSADEAITTMREETPGISDQLLGAFTVVDGDGEAVGPVRDGDAVVIFNFRGDRAIELTRAFVEGDGFTGFDRGDWPDVLFAGMTLYDGDTNMPPVRLVQPPLIEDTVSEVIARAGLRQLAASETQKYGHMTYFWNGNRSDPFDPATETYIDIPSDQVEFDQRPWMKSAETVDYVIEALQEGGYTFLRSNLAGGDMVGHTGNFESTVIAVEAVDLAIGRLARQVKAAGGCLVVTADHGNSEDMVERDKSGAPRTDDDGRPLWKTAHSTNLVPLHVVDYSGQDWRAVEGVEAPGLSNLAATLLTLLGLQVPDDYRPSLVEPAG; encoded by the coding sequence GTGACGAATGCCGAGGCCGCCAGTGGCCGCCCCGTCGTGCTCGTGGTGATGGACGGTGTCGGGGTCGGCACCGGCGACGAGTACGACGCGGTGCACACCGCCCGCACCCCGACCCTGGACGGTCTGCGCGAGGAGGGGGTCTACCGCGAGATCTTCGGGTCCGGCACCCACGTCGGCCTGTCCAGCGACAGCGACATGGGCAACTCCGAGGTCGGGCACAACACGATGGGCGCCGGGCGGATCATCCCGCAGGGGGCCAAGCGGGTCGACGACGCCGTCACCAACGGCGAGATCTGGGAGGGTGCCTGGCGCGACGTGGTCGCACAGGCCAGCCAGGACGGGGCCCAGCTGCACCTGATCGGGCTGCTCAGCGACGGCAACGTGCACTCCTCGTGGGAGCACCTGGTGCTGCTCCTGGAGCACGCGAAGGCCGACGGCGTGAGCCGGCTGCGGGTACACGGCCTGTTCGACGGTCGCGACGTGGAGGACCGCACGGCCCACCGCTACGTCGCCGACCTGGAGGCCAAGCTCGCCGAGCTCACCGAGGGCACCGACCTGGACTGGCGGATCGCGTCCGGGGGCGGCCGCATGGTCACCACGATGGACCGCTACGAGGCGAACTGGGGTGTCGTGGAGCAGGGCTGGAAGGCCCACGTGCAGGGCACCGCCCGGCCGTTCGGGTCGGCCGACGAGGCGATCACCACGATGCGCGAGGAGACCCCGGGCATCAGCGACCAGTTGCTCGGTGCGTTCACCGTGGTCGACGGGGACGGCGAAGCGGTCGGCCCGGTGCGGGACGGCGACGCCGTGGTCATCTTCAACTTCCGCGGGGACCGGGCGATCGAGCTGACCCGCGCCTTCGTGGAGGGCGACGGCTTCACCGGCTTCGACCGGGGCGACTGGCCCGACGTCCTCTTCGCCGGCATGACCCTCTACGACGGCGACACCAACATGCCGCCGGTCCGGCTGGTCCAGCCGCCGCTCATCGAGGACACGGTGAGCGAGGTGATCGCTCGGGCCGGGTTGCGCCAGCTGGCCGCGTCGGAGACCCAGAAGTACGGCCATATGACCTACTTCTGGAACGGCAACCGCTCCGACCCGTTCGACCCGGCCACCGAGACCTACATCGACATCCCCTCCGACCAGGTGGAGTTCGACCAGCGGCCGTGGATGAAGTCGGCCGAGACCGTCGACTACGTCATCGAGGCGCTGCAGGAGGGCGGCTACACCTTCCTGCGCTCCAACCTGGCCGGCGGCGACATGGTCGGCCACACCGGCAACTTCGAGTCCACGGTCATCGCGGTCGAGGCGGTCGACCTGGCGATCGGCCGGCTGGCCCGTCAGGTGAAGGCCGCCGGAGGCTGCCTCGTCGTCACCGCCGACCACGGCAACAGCGAGGACATGGTCGAACGCGACAAGTCCGGTGCCCCGCGCACCGACGACGACGGCCGGCCGTTGTGGAAGACCGCGCACTCCACCAACCTGGTGCCGCTGCACGTCGTCGACTACTCCGGGCAGGACTGGCGGGCCGTCGAGGGCGTGGAGGCCCCCGGGCTGAGCAACCTGGCGGCCACCCTGCTGACCCTGCTGGGCCTGCAGGTCCCGGACGACTACCGGCCCAGCCTGGTCGAGCCCGCGGGCTGA
- a CDS encoding response regulator transcription factor, with translation MTRILVVEDEESFSDPLSYMLSKEGYEVAVAATGPDALAEFDRSGADLVLLDLMLPGLSGVDVCRALRQRSSVPVIMLTAKDSEVDKVVGLEIGADDYVTKPYSGRELLARIKAVLRRLSEPEDLLPTTVEAGPVRMDVERHTVTVNGTNLALPLKEFELLEMLLRNAGRVLTRGQLIDRVWGSDYVGDTKTLDVHVKRLRSKIEPDPANPTHIVTVRGLGYKFETP, from the coding sequence ATGACCCGCATCCTGGTCGTGGAGGACGAAGAGTCCTTCTCCGACCCGTTGTCCTACATGCTGAGCAAGGAGGGCTACGAGGTGGCCGTCGCCGCCACCGGGCCCGACGCGCTGGCCGAGTTCGACCGCAGCGGGGCCGACCTGGTGCTGCTCGACCTGATGCTGCCGGGGCTGTCCGGGGTGGACGTATGCCGTGCGCTGCGGCAACGCTCCAGCGTGCCGGTCATCATGCTCACCGCCAAGGACAGCGAGGTGGACAAGGTGGTCGGCCTGGAGATCGGCGCCGACGACTACGTCACCAAGCCCTACTCCGGCCGGGAGCTGCTGGCCCGGATCAAGGCCGTCCTGCGCCGGCTCAGCGAGCCGGAGGACCTGCTGCCGACCACCGTCGAGGCCGGGCCCGTGCGGATGGACGTGGAACGGCATACGGTCACCGTCAACGGCACCAACCTGGCGCTGCCGCTCAAGGAGTTCGAGCTGCTGGAGATGCTGCTGCGCAACGCCGGCCGGGTGCTCACCCGCGGTCAGCTCATCGACCGGGTGTGGGGCAGCGACTACGTCGGCGACACCAAGACCCTGGACGTGCACGTCAAGCGGCTGCGCTCCAAGATCGAGCCGGACCCGGCCAACCCGACCCACATCGTCACGGTGCGGGGACTGGGCTACAAGTTCGAGACCCCCTGA
- a CDS encoding sensor histidine kinase: MTPLTAAALGVTAGLLLGALALVLVRVSERSRDLGDDAEATPPAVSPGVADVLAVLRSGAVVLEGAGGRVLKSSSSAVSLGLVRGEDLRHPELRELVRQVAGDGVIRETELELPRGPLGHGRLVVSIRVAPLSGGLLLILVDDRTQAHRVEEVRRDFVVNVSHELKTPVGGIALLAEAIEDAADDPVAVTRFAGRMKSETTRLSHLVQEIVELSRLQAPDKDQQMVVVDVPECARLAVEQTRLVAQSRTITLSAADGDGDLRVYGDKELLVTAIRNLVANAINYSDDRTRVTVVVRRAPDGIVEVGVSDQGTGISREDQERIFERFYRVDAARSRSTGGTGLGLSIVKHICANHGGDVVVWSKEGHGSTFTIRLPAVEDHRAAGAKAPPESQRPVLPTLGRSDVARVAEHSDAGDGSVPLPTAGPGRVGSESASTGREVIR; the protein is encoded by the coding sequence CCTCGCCCTCGTGCTGGTGCGGGTCTCCGAACGCAGCCGGGACCTGGGTGACGATGCGGAGGCCACCCCGCCCGCGGTCTCCCCCGGCGTCGCCGACGTGCTGGCCGTGCTGCGGTCGGGGGCGGTGGTCCTCGAGGGGGCGGGCGGACGGGTGCTCAAGTCGAGCTCGTCGGCGGTCTCCCTGGGCCTGGTCCGCGGGGAGGACCTGCGCCACCCCGAGCTGCGCGAGCTGGTGCGGCAGGTCGCCGGCGACGGCGTCATCCGGGAGACCGAGCTGGAGCTGCCCCGCGGGCCGCTCGGTCACGGACGTCTGGTCGTCAGCATCCGGGTCGCCCCGCTGTCCGGCGGCCTGCTCCTGATCCTGGTCGACGACCGCACCCAGGCGCACCGGGTCGAGGAGGTGCGCCGCGACTTCGTGGTCAACGTCAGCCACGAGCTGAAGACCCCGGTCGGCGGGATCGCCCTGCTGGCCGAGGCGATCGAGGACGCCGCGGACGACCCGGTGGCCGTCACCCGGTTCGCCGGCCGGATGAAGTCCGAGACGACCCGGTTGTCCCACCTGGTCCAGGAGATCGTCGAACTCTCCCGGCTCCAGGCTCCGGACAAGGACCAGCAGATGGTGGTGGTCGACGTGCCCGAGTGCGCCCGGCTCGCGGTCGAGCAGACCCGCCTGGTCGCCCAGAGCCGCACGATCACGCTGTCCGCCGCCGACGGCGATGGGGACCTTCGGGTCTACGGAGACAAGGAGCTCCTGGTCACCGCGATCCGCAACCTGGTCGCCAACGCGATCAACTACTCCGACGACCGCACCCGGGTCACCGTCGTGGTCCGCCGGGCGCCGGACGGGATCGTCGAGGTCGGGGTCAGCGACCAGGGCACCGGGATCTCCCGGGAGGACCAGGAACGCATCTTCGAGCGCTTCTACCGGGTGGACGCCGCCCGCTCCCGCTCCACCGGCGGCACCGGCCTCGGCCTGTCGATCGTGAAGCACATCTGCGCCAACCACGGCGGGGACGTCGTGGTGTGGAGCAAGGAGGGGCACGGCTCCACCTTCACCATCCGGTTGCCCGCCGTCGAGGACCACCGGGCGGCGGGGGCCAAGGCCCCACCGGAGTCGCAGCGGCCCGTGCTGCCCACGCTCGGCCGGTCCGACGTCGCACGGGTGGCCGAGCACTCCGACGCCGGCGACGGATCGGTCCCCCTGCCCACCGCCGGACCCGGACGGGTAGGGTCCGAATCGGCTTCCACCGGACGAGAGGTAATCCGATGA